The Arthrobacter alpinus genome contains a region encoding:
- a CDS encoding IS110 family transposase: MIKNHEDIDIFIGVDVGKSDHHAVAIDRTGKKLLDRALPQDETKLRAIIKAVAGKGSVLLVVDQPSTIGALPVAVAQAEGIMVGYIPGLAMRRIADLHPGEAKTDARDAAIIAEAARSLPHTLRSIVVADEQAAELSMLCGFDDDLAKQATATSNRIRGLLTQIHPALERVIGKHLDHPAMAELLIKYPSPDRLRKAGLSRVTTLLTKHAPRAGKGWATEIFTALDEQTVVVAGTHAAGIVLPQLATMLKQLRTSRQEILTKVESLVEAHPLHEVLTSMPAVGVRTEARIITEVARKEFQSAGHLASYAGLAPVTWRSGTSIRGDHPSKKGNKSLKRAFFLSAFAALKDPLSRAYYDRKRAAGKRHNQALIALARRRCDVLFAMLRDGTFYEAPTPKTT, from the coding sequence TTGATCAAGAACCACGAGGACATCGATATATTCATCGGTGTTGACGTCGGCAAGAGCGATCACCACGCGGTCGCTATCGACCGTACGGGTAAAAAACTTCTCGACCGGGCACTGCCTCAGGACGAGACTAAACTCCGCGCCATTATCAAGGCAGTGGCAGGCAAAGGCTCCGTGTTGTTGGTCGTTGATCAGCCCTCGACCATTGGTGCCTTGCCGGTGGCCGTGGCCCAGGCTGAGGGCATCATGGTCGGCTATATTCCCGGGCTAGCGATGCGCCGCATAGCTGACCTGCACCCGGGCGAGGCCAAGACTGACGCCCGCGACGCGGCCATCATTGCTGAAGCAGCAAGATCCCTGCCGCACACCCTTCGTTCGATCGTGGTCGCCGATGAGCAAGCCGCAGAGCTGTCGATGTTGTGCGGTTTCGATGACGACCTAGCAAAGCAGGCCACCGCCACCTCGAACCGGATCCGGGGGCTGCTGACTCAGATCCACCCAGCCCTAGAACGGGTCATCGGCAAGCACTTGGATCACCCGGCCATGGCCGAATTACTGATCAAGTACCCGTCCCCGGACAGGCTCCGCAAAGCCGGCTTGAGCCGTGTCACGACCCTGCTGACAAAACATGCGCCGCGGGCCGGGAAAGGTTGGGCTACCGAGATCTTCACCGCCCTCGATGAGCAGACCGTGGTCGTTGCCGGCACCCACGCCGCAGGCATCGTCTTGCCTCAACTCGCCACCATGCTCAAACAGCTACGCACCTCCCGCCAAGAGATCCTCACCAAAGTCGAATCCCTCGTGGAGGCCCACCCTCTTCACGAGGTCCTGACCTCCATGCCAGCAGTCGGGGTCAGGACCGAAGCCCGCATCATCACCGAAGTCGCCCGCAAAGAATTCCAAAGTGCCGGCCACCTCGCGTCCTATGCTGGCCTCGCCCCGGTGACCTGGCGCTCCGGGACCTCGATCCGCGGCGATCACCCCTCCAAGAAGGGCAACAAGTCCCTCAAACGGGCCTTCTTCCTCTCCGCCTTCGCAGCGTTGAAGGACCCGCTCTCACGGGCCTACTACGACAGAAAACGCGCCGCGGGAAAACGACACAACCAAGCCCTCATCGCCCTCGCACGCAGGCGCTGCGACGTCCTCTTCGCGATGCTCCGCGACGGCACCTTCTACGAAGCACCAACCCCGAAAACAACCTGA
- a CDS encoding IS3 family transposase (programmed frameshift) — protein MPKNFPPEVRDRAVRMVLDRLPDYPSVNAACKVVAPKLGVGTESLRRWVIQAQIDAGAKEGPSSNELEEIKRLRAEVRDLKESNEILKQASNFLREGTRPSPPLICRFIDEMRAAGYAVESICTVLRGQGVQVAARTYRAWKKRLPALRTIEDARITDALRALNVTDARGRPRPEIIYGRRKMTAWLRRNGFPEASKHTVDRLMRDERMNGLVRGRKTRTTIPGKDGRRAGDLLNRDFSAPAPNQVWVTDFTYVPVYTGFVYVALVIDLYSRAIVGWETSTIKDTAFVEHCLRMALWRRQHTGRPVPEGLIHHSDAGSQYTSIRYTDTLALEGLQPSIGSVGDAYDNAAAETVMGLFKNEAVAKDSPFRTGALKTESDVIEIVFEWVHWYNNDRLHSALDHQTPDEYEQSYYDLQIGSLPDDAAHKTAA, from the exons ATGCCCAAGAATTTTCCCCCTGAAGTCCGTGACCGTGCAGTGCGCATGGTGCTGGATCGATTGCCGGACTACCCATCGGTGAATGCTGCTTGCAAAGTGGTGGCTCCGAAGCTCGGCGTTGGCACCGAGTCCCTGCGCCGCTGGGTCATCCAAGCCCAAATTGATGCTGGTGCGAAAGAGGGCCCGAGCAGTAACGAGCTGGAGGAGATCAAGCGGCTGCGGGCCGAGGTGCGGGACTTGAAGGAGTCCAACGAGATCCTCAAACAGGCCTCGA ATTTTCTTCGCGAGGGAACTCGACCCTCGCCGCCGCTGATCTGCCGATTCATCGATGAAATGCGCGCCGCTGGTTACGCGGTCGAGTCGATCTGCACCGTCCTGCGAGGTCAGGGCGTGCAGGTCGCCGCACGAACCTACCGGGCTTGGAAGAAACGCCTCCCCGCGCTGCGCACCATTGAAGACGCACGGATCACCGACGCACTCCGAGCGCTGAACGTCACCGATGCGAGGGGTCGTCCCCGGCCCGAGATTATCTATGGGCGCCGCAAGATGACGGCATGGCTACGACGGAACGGCTTCCCGGAAGCCTCCAAACACACGGTGGATCGTCTCATGCGTGATGAGCGCATGAACGGTCTGGTTCGCGGAAGGAAGACCCGCACGACGATCCCTGGCAAGGACGGCCGCCGCGCCGGTGACCTGCTCAACCGGGACTTCAGCGCACCGGCGCCGAACCAGGTCTGGGTCACGGACTTCACCTATGTCCCGGTATATACGGGCTTTGTCTACGTGGCCCTGGTCATCGACCTGTACTCACGGGCGATCGTTGGATGGGAAACCTCCACGATCAAAGACACCGCCTTCGTGGAGCATTGCCTGCGCATGGCGTTATGGCGCCGCCAGCACACCGGCCGGCCCGTCCCGGAGGGGCTGATTCATCATTCCGATGCGGGAAGTCAGTACACTTCGATCCGATATACCGACACCCTGGCGTTGGAAGGATTACAACCATCCATCGGCAGCGTGGGCGACGCGTACGACAACGCCGCCGCGGAAACCGTCATGGGGTTGTTCAAGAACGAAGCCGTCGCCAAGGACTCACCGTTTCGCACCGGAGCATTGAAGACCGAAAGTGACGTCATCGAGATCGTCTTCGAATGGGTGCACTGGTACAACAACGACCGCTTGCACTCCGCCCTGGACCACCAAACACCAGATGAATACGAGCAGTCCTACTATGATTTACAAATCGGCTCGTTACCCGACGACGCCGCCCACAAAACGGCGGCATGA
- a CDS encoding ATP-binding protein: MGKFEVVAGEHLLENFIGKPVKGLTELIWNALDADADTVRVHLVENDIGGFSGVIVEDDGLGMSADGAISAFKHVGESWKRRPGARTEKHKRSVHGEQGRGRYAAFGLGEHVVWSSVADGVTGRREKTAITGRSSDLRHFDIDDSVPSTDETGTKVEVFNLTKEAERDLLKDEEMRNKLLITFAMHLQTYPSIHLSWKGAKLTPEDAQLDCSDIELNLPEDLVGAVSVTCIEWDLKNVPRQIFLCDADGSVIADIPARFHAPGAEFTAYIKWDGFRDNLQDALIDEDGESDAATIISAAKVGLKKHLARRTLEQERRIVSEWQTDEVYPYKGAPTNAVEKAERQAFNIVALTAARVVNDTKSVKAKKLSLRLIKEALEASPGSLHRVLEEVLNLPDDRVQELQLLLERTPLASMISSSKQIADRLDFLKGLDSLLFDKEPRKTTLERTQLHRILAVETWIFGEEWAKTGDDERLVDVAKKHLSYLGEDVELGAGDPIKREDGRDGIPDLVLARSLETDQDMHEMLIVELKRPSHKLKSDDVDQLRSYATAMVSDERFAQPNINWHFWLVGNSTNEGVDLQREQINFPFGVVTKNAKFTIWVKTWAEVLNSANHRHKFLRNALNLVPEHDAGIDYLRKKHEEYLPKVLLQDVSSNVKDTTSEEKIDESEKNLKSA, translated from the coding sequence ATGGGAAAATTTGAGGTCGTTGCCGGGGAACACCTTCTCGAGAATTTCATCGGTAAACCAGTGAAAGGGCTGACAGAACTGATTTGGAACGCCCTGGATGCTGATGCCGACACGGTCCGAGTGCATCTTGTGGAGAATGATATCGGTGGATTCTCCGGAGTGATCGTCGAAGACGACGGACTAGGGATGTCGGCTGACGGAGCGATCAGTGCCTTCAAGCACGTCGGCGAGTCGTGGAAAAGGCGGCCTGGAGCAAGGACTGAGAAACACAAGCGATCCGTTCATGGGGAGCAGGGCCGTGGAAGGTATGCGGCGTTCGGCTTAGGCGAGCACGTCGTTTGGTCTTCGGTCGCAGACGGAGTCACAGGGCGCCGGGAGAAAACGGCAATCACGGGTCGGTCTTCTGATTTGCGTCACTTCGACATAGATGACTCCGTCCCAAGTACGGACGAAACGGGAACGAAGGTCGAGGTTTTCAACCTGACAAAAGAGGCTGAGCGCGACCTCCTTAAAGACGAGGAAATGAGAAACAAGCTTCTCATCACCTTCGCCATGCACCTTCAAACATACCCTTCGATCCACTTGTCCTGGAAAGGCGCGAAGCTCACTCCGGAAGATGCGCAACTTGACTGCTCGGATATTGAGCTAAACCTGCCAGAAGATCTTGTCGGAGCCGTGAGCGTCACCTGCATCGAGTGGGACTTGAAAAATGTTCCTCGTCAAATTTTTCTGTGCGACGCTGATGGATCCGTTATCGCGGACATCCCTGCGCGCTTTCACGCACCTGGCGCCGAATTTACTGCATATATTAAATGGGATGGGTTTCGAGATAACTTACAAGATGCGTTGATCGATGAAGATGGAGAATCAGATGCGGCAACAATAATATCTGCCGCTAAGGTTGGATTGAAGAAACACCTGGCGAGACGAACTCTTGAGCAGGAGCGCCGTATAGTTTCTGAATGGCAAACTGATGAGGTTTACCCCTATAAGGGTGCTCCCACTAATGCAGTGGAGAAAGCCGAAAGGCAAGCTTTCAATATCGTTGCACTGACTGCGGCCCGCGTCGTCAACGATACTAAATCAGTTAAGGCCAAGAAGCTTAGCCTTCGTCTAATCAAAGAGGCCCTGGAGGCAAGCCCTGGTTCATTACACAGGGTTCTAGAGGAAGTGTTGAATCTTCCAGACGATAGGGTGCAAGAGCTTCAGTTGTTGCTGGAAAGGACTCCTTTAGCGAGCATGATATCGTCTTCGAAGCAGATTGCGGATCGGCTTGACTTCCTCAAAGGCCTCGACAGCCTTCTTTTCGATAAGGAACCTCGGAAGACAACGCTCGAGCGGACTCAACTTCACCGGATTCTTGCGGTTGAGACCTGGATCTTCGGTGAGGAATGGGCCAAGACCGGAGACGATGAGCGTCTTGTGGACGTCGCTAAGAAACACCTGAGCTATCTGGGCGAGGACGTCGAACTGGGCGCCGGTGACCCCATCAAGCGTGAGGATGGCCGGGATGGGATTCCTGATCTAGTGCTAGCTCGAAGCTTGGAGACCGACCAAGATATGCATGAGATGCTGATCGTCGAACTTAAGCGCCCCTCACATAAGCTAAAGTCTGACGATGTAGATCAATTGCGCTCCTACGCCACGGCAATGGTCAGTGATGAGCGGTTTGCTCAACCGAACATTAATTGGCACTTTTGGCTGGTTGGCAACAGCACCAATGAAGGAGTCGACTTGCAGCGCGAGCAGATTAATTTCCCTTTCGGGGTTGTCACGAAGAATGCAAAATTTACAATATGGGTCAAGACCTGGGCTGAGGTCCTAAACAGTGCAAACCACCGGCATAAATTTCTCCGAAATGCTCTTAATTTAGTACCCGAACACGATGCGGGAATCGACTACCTACGCAAAAAACACGAGGAGTATTTGCCAAAAGTTCTTTTGCAGGATGTGTCCTCTAATGTGAAGGACACGACTTCGGAAGAAAAAATTGACGAATCTGAAAAAAATTTGAAGAGCGCCTAG